The Micromonospora sp. Llam0 genome includes a window with the following:
- a CDS encoding Na+/H+ antiporter subunit E, with the protein MSPVSRAARWRTQIVAVAALVVLWNLFYGRFSVGNLLGGTVVALVVVTVFPLPPVAFEGRIRPLAVLRFLARFVVDLFTASAQVAWTAVRFGHTPRSAVIAVRLRVRTDLNLTLTAEALSLIPGSLIVEADPASGTLYVHVLDVVDHHDVEQARRKVLALEERIVRAVGSADDVRHLDDPRPADDPHLRNDPCPGNGENR; encoded by the coding sequence ATGAGTCCGGTGTCCAGGGCCGCGCGCTGGCGTACCCAGATCGTCGCGGTCGCCGCTCTGGTGGTGCTGTGGAACCTGTTCTACGGGCGGTTCTCCGTCGGCAACCTGCTCGGTGGGACGGTCGTCGCGCTGGTGGTGGTCACCGTCTTTCCGCTACCGCCGGTCGCCTTCGAGGGCCGGATCCGGCCGTTGGCGGTGCTGCGCTTCCTCGCCCGGTTCGTCGTCGACCTGTTCACCGCGAGCGCGCAGGTGGCCTGGACCGCCGTCCGGTTCGGGCACACGCCGCGCAGCGCGGTCATCGCGGTGCGGCTACGGGTCCGGACGGACCTGAACCTGACCCTCACCGCGGAGGCGTTGTCGTTGATCCCGGGCAGCCTCATCGTCGAGGCCGACCCGGCCAGCGGCACCCTCTACGTCCACGTGCTCGACGTCGTCGACCACCACGACGTCGAGCAGGCCCGGCGGAAGGTGCTGGCGTTGGAGGAGCGGATCGTCCGGGCCGTCGGTTCGGCGGACGACGTACGGCATCTCGACGACCCCCGCCCGGCCGACGACCCCCATCTGCGAAACGATCCCTGCCCAGGGAACGGAGAGAACCGATGA
- a CDS encoding UdgX family uracil-DNA binding protein (This protein belongs to the uracil DNA glycosylase superfamily, members of which act in excision repair of DNA. However, it belongs more specifically to UdgX branch, whose founding member was found to bind uracil in DNA (where it does not belong), without cleaving it, appears to promote DNA repair by a pathway involving RecA, rather than base excision.) has translation MHETTVGAAGYVPTGARSLADLRAAAPGCQGCELHQPASQVVFGRGNPDARVVMVGEQPGDVEDRQGLPFVGPAGRLLRRAVDDAGIPVDQIYLTNAVKHFRFVSRGGRRIHQTPDRVHIVACRPWLVAEFAMLRPDVVVVLGATAARALLGPAFRVTRSRGVPLPWPASAERAEEFPVGPAQLVATIHPSAVLRADDQQIAFRGLVTDLGVVRGLLAGRGSQAPAVRR, from the coding sequence GTGCACGAAACCACCGTCGGAGCCGCTGGGTACGTCCCCACCGGTGCCCGTAGCCTCGCCGACCTGCGCGCTGCCGCCCCCGGTTGCCAGGGATGCGAACTGCATCAGCCCGCCAGCCAGGTGGTCTTCGGTCGGGGCAACCCCGATGCCCGGGTGGTGATGGTCGGCGAGCAGCCCGGGGACGTCGAGGACCGCCAGGGGCTGCCGTTCGTCGGCCCGGCCGGCCGGCTGCTGCGCCGGGCGGTGGACGACGCCGGGATCCCGGTCGACCAGATCTATCTGACCAACGCGGTGAAGCACTTCCGCTTCGTGTCGCGCGGCGGTCGACGAATTCACCAGACCCCGGACCGGGTGCACATCGTGGCCTGCCGGCCCTGGCTGGTCGCCGAGTTCGCGATGCTGCGCCCGGACGTCGTCGTGGTGCTCGGCGCGACCGCGGCCCGGGCACTGCTCGGCCCGGCGTTCCGGGTGACCCGCTCGCGTGGCGTACCGCTGCCGTGGCCGGCCTCGGCCGAACGGGCCGAGGAGTTTCCGGTGGGCCCGGCGCAGCTGGTGGCCACGATCCATCCCTCGGCGGTGCTGCGCGCCGACGACCAGCAGATCGCCTTCCGAGGGCTGGTCACCGACCTCGGCGTCGTCCGTGGACTGCTCGCCGGTCGGGGCAGCCAGGCCCCGGCGGTACGCCGATGA
- a CDS encoding MFS transporter — MTALTAPPSVTDPPPSGDVTRIQRRTLRLLAGTQMIGGVGVTIGISVGGLLAAELGGVTVSGLAQSAAVVGGALLAVPVVRVMNGHGRRPGLVFAYLTGATGAVLVVAAAAVRWVPLLFVGMVLFGGATTAGLQARYAAVDLAEPRRRGRQLSLVVWATTVGAVTAPNLAGLADRSASGVGLPPLAGPFAVSTLAFLLAALLVLVLLRPDPLLTARRIAGPAAASAPVRSGRGLRAGSGRGLRAGSGRGLRAAFAVVAVRPAARLGVCAVAVGHLVMVGVMAMTPVHIGMGHSGDDLLRTVGLVLSLHIAGMYGLSPVVGWLTDRAGRRPVILGGVGLLLAACAVAGTAGHDPVRLVIGLVLLGLGWSGTMVAGSTLLSESVPVDVRPSVQGLSDLVMGLAGASAGAVSGIIVGLSGYGVLTLLSALATVPLLGLVLRPVPAPSKR; from the coding sequence ATGACCGCGCTCACCGCACCGCCGTCGGTGACCGACCCGCCGCCATCCGGTGACGTCACCCGCATCCAACGCCGTACGCTGCGGCTGCTCGCCGGTACCCAGATGATCGGCGGCGTAGGCGTCACCATCGGGATCTCGGTCGGTGGCCTGCTCGCCGCCGAGCTCGGCGGGGTGACCGTCTCCGGCCTGGCGCAGAGCGCCGCGGTGGTCGGCGGGGCGCTGCTCGCCGTACCCGTGGTCCGGGTCATGAACGGGCACGGCCGCCGACCCGGCCTGGTCTTCGCCTACCTGACGGGTGCGACCGGGGCGGTGCTGGTGGTGGCCGCCGCCGCGGTGCGCTGGGTGCCGCTGCTGTTCGTCGGCATGGTCCTGTTCGGCGGGGCGACGACCGCCGGCCTGCAGGCCCGGTACGCGGCGGTCGACCTCGCCGAGCCGCGCCGTCGGGGCCGGCAGCTGTCACTGGTGGTCTGGGCGACCACGGTCGGCGCGGTGACCGCCCCCAACCTTGCCGGGCTGGCCGACCGGTCGGCCAGCGGGGTCGGGTTGCCGCCGCTGGCCGGTCCGTTCGCCGTCAGCACACTGGCGTTCCTGCTGGCCGCGCTGCTGGTGCTGGTGTTGCTGCGACCGGACCCGCTGCTGACCGCCCGGCGGATCGCCGGTCCCGCCGCGGCGAGCGCCCCGGTGCGGTCCGGCCGGGGCCTGCGGGCCGGGTCCGGCCGAGGCCTGCGGGCCGGGTCCGGCCGAGGCCTGCGGGCCGCGTTCGCTGTGGTCGCCGTCCGACCCGCCGCCCGGCTCGGTGTCTGCGCCGTCGCCGTGGGTCACCTGGTGATGGTCGGGGTGATGGCGATGACGCCGGTCCACATCGGGATGGGGCACTCCGGCGACGACCTGTTGCGCACCGTCGGGCTGGTGCTGAGCCTGCACATCGCCGGGATGTACGGGCTGTCGCCGGTGGTAGGTTGGCTCACCGACCGGGCCGGTCGCCGGCCGGTGATCCTCGGTGGGGTCGGGCTGCTGCTGGCCGCGTGCGCCGTGGCGGGCACCGCCGGCCACGACCCGGTACGCCTGGTGATCGGGCTGGTGCTGCTCGGGCTCGGCTGGTCGGGCACCATGGTCGCGGGCTCGACCCTGCTGTCGGAGTCGGTGCCGGTCGACGTCCGTCCGTCGGTCCAGGGCCTGTCGGACCTGGTGATGGGTCTGGCCGGCGCGTCCGCCGGCGCGGTCAGCGGAATCATCGTCGGGCTGTCCGGTTACGGCGTCCTGACGTTGCTGTCGGCGCTGGCCACGGTGCCGCTGCTGGGGTTGGTGCTGCGCCCGGTGCCGGCTCCGTCGAAGCGGTAG
- a CDS encoding DUF3046 domain-containing protein, giving the protein MRLTDFWGRLDEAFGPAYARSIATDQVLAQLGGRTIAQALAAGEETVVVWRAVCAAYPDRVPGRLR; this is encoded by the coding sequence ATGCGGTTGACGGACTTCTGGGGCCGGTTGGACGAGGCGTTCGGGCCCGCGTACGCCCGCAGCATCGCCACCGATCAGGTGCTGGCCCAGTTGGGTGGACGCACCATCGCCCAGGCGCTGGCGGCGGGTGAGGAGACGGTGGTGGTCTGGCGGGCGGTCTGCGCCGCGTACCCCGACCGGGTTCCCGGCCGGTTGCGCTGA
- a CDS encoding hemolysin family protein codes for MSTGWALLTSLVLLALNGFFVAAEFALVASKRYRLEQAAAGGSRAARAALDGSRELSLMLAGAQLGITVCTLGLGALAEPAVERLVAPLLERAGLPYAASHLVAFLFALALVVFLHLVVGEMAPKSWAITHPERSALLLALPFRAFARVSRPVLSGLNAIANAVLRAFRVEPQDQLAQVHGPDELRILLEQSREHGLLPADQHELLAKMLQLERTTVRDVMQPVDQVVAVARTDTAERVEELSRGSGRSRLVVCGEAGDLIGIVHVRDAVRANTCDGAPTAESLMSRPFLLPATATVTEAVAAMRADQVQLALVTNGAGADRPIGFVALEDLLEEVIGEFDDETDTVPRGRRMR; via the coding sequence GTGAGCACCGGGTGGGCGTTGCTGACCTCACTGGTGCTGCTCGCCCTGAACGGGTTCTTCGTGGCTGCGGAGTTCGCCCTGGTCGCGAGCAAGCGGTACCGGCTGGAACAGGCCGCGGCGGGCGGCTCGCGGGCGGCCCGGGCGGCGCTGGACGGCTCCCGTGAGCTGTCACTGATGCTCGCCGGGGCGCAGCTGGGCATCACCGTCTGCACCCTCGGCCTTGGCGCGTTGGCCGAGCCGGCGGTGGAGCGGCTGGTGGCGCCGCTGCTGGAGCGGGCCGGCCTGCCGTACGCGGCCAGTCACCTGGTCGCGTTCCTGTTCGCCCTCGCCCTGGTGGTCTTCCTGCACCTGGTGGTCGGCGAGATGGCACCGAAGTCGTGGGCGATCACCCACCCGGAGCGGTCGGCGCTGCTGCTGGCGCTGCCGTTCCGGGCGTTCGCCCGGGTGTCCCGGCCGGTCCTGTCCGGGCTGAACGCGATCGCCAACGCCGTGCTGCGGGCGTTCCGGGTCGAACCGCAGGACCAGTTGGCCCAGGTGCACGGCCCGGACGAGCTGCGCATCCTGCTGGAACAGTCGCGGGAGCACGGCCTGCTGCCGGCGGACCAGCACGAGCTGCTGGCCAAGATGCTCCAGCTGGAACGCACCACCGTCCGGGACGTGATGCAGCCGGTGGACCAGGTCGTCGCGGTGGCCCGGACGGACACCGCCGAGCGGGTGGAGGAGCTGTCCCGGGGCAGCGGCCGGTCCCGCCTGGTGGTCTGCGGGGAGGCCGGCGATCTGATCGGCATCGTGCACGTACGCGACGCGGTGCGGGCGAACACCTGTGACGGCGCGCCGACCGCCGAGTCGCTGATGAGCCGGCCGTTCCTGCTGCCGGCGACGGCCACCGTCACCGAGGCGGTGGCCGCGATGCGCGCCGACCAGGTGCAGTTGGCGCTGGTCACCAACGGTGCCGGGGCCGACCGGCCGATCGGCTTCGTGGCGTTGGAGGACCTGCTGGAGGAGGTCATCGGCGAGTTCGACGACGAGACCGACACCGTCCCGAGGGGACGGCGGATGCGCTGA
- the recA gene encoding recombinase RecA — MAAVPDKEKALDLALAQIDKQFGKGSVMRLGERPVIQTAVIPTGSIALDVALGVGGLPRGRVVEVYGPESSGKTTVALHAVANAQRAGGIAAFIDAEHALDPDYAKALGVDTDAMLVSQPDTGEQALEIADMLIRSGALDIVVIDSVAALVPRAEIEGEMGDSHVGLQARLMSQALRKITGVLNSTGTTAVFINQLREKIGVMFGSPETTTGGRALKFYASVRLDVRRIESLKDGTDVVGNRTRVKVVKNKVSAPFKQAEFDIMYGKGISREGSLIDVGVEQSIIRKSGAWYTYEGDQLGQGKEKAREFLRENPDVAAEIEKKILEKLGVGALGADEAGGPELPPVDF, encoded by the coding sequence ATGGCGGCAGTGCCAGACAAGGAAAAGGCGCTCGATCTGGCGCTGGCTCAGATCGACAAACAGTTCGGCAAGGGCTCGGTGATGCGGCTGGGTGAGCGGCCGGTGATCCAGACCGCGGTGATCCCCACCGGCTCCATCGCGCTCGATGTGGCACTCGGCGTCGGTGGCCTGCCCCGGGGCCGGGTGGTCGAGGTCTACGGCCCGGAGAGCAGCGGTAAGACCACGGTCGCCCTGCACGCGGTGGCCAACGCCCAGCGTGCCGGCGGCATCGCGGCGTTCATCGACGCCGAGCACGCGCTCGACCCGGACTACGCCAAGGCGCTCGGCGTGGACACCGACGCCATGCTGGTCTCCCAGCCGGACACCGGTGAGCAGGCGCTGGAGATCGCCGACATGCTGATCCGCTCCGGCGCGCTGGACATCGTCGTGATCGACTCGGTCGCGGCCCTGGTGCCACGCGCCGAGATCGAGGGCGAGATGGGGGACAGCCACGTCGGTCTGCAGGCCCGGCTGATGAGCCAGGCACTGCGCAAGATCACTGGTGTGCTGAACAGCACCGGCACCACCGCGGTCTTCATCAACCAGTTGCGGGAGAAGATCGGCGTGATGTTCGGCTCGCCGGAGACCACCACCGGTGGCCGGGCGCTGAAGTTCTATGCCTCGGTGCGGCTCGACGTGCGACGGATCGAGAGCCTCAAGGACGGCACCGACGTGGTCGGCAACCGGACCCGGGTCAAGGTCGTCAAGAACAAGGTCTCCGCGCCGTTCAAGCAGGCCGAGTTCGACATCATGTACGGCAAGGGCATCTCCCGGGAGGGTTCGCTGATCGACGTCGGCGTCGAGCAGTCGATCATCCGCAAGTCCGGCGCCTGGTACACCTACGAGGGCGACCAGCTCGGTCAGGGCAAGGAGAAGGCCCGGGAGTTCCTCCGGGAGAACCCGGACGTGGCGGCTGAGATCGAGAAGAAGATCCTGGAGAAGCTCGGCGTCGGCGCGCTCGGTGCCGACGAGGCCGGCGGGCCCGAGCTGCCGCCGGTCGACTTCTGA
- the leuE gene encoding leucine efflux protein LeuE gives MSPMLGITDIWTYVLGTVAIILLPGPNSLFVLSTAARRGVRHGYRAAGGVFLGDTVLMVLSAAGVASLLNTHPAVFTVIKYAGAAYLGYVGVTMFRGAWRRWRQRDDPAAPRLVDAAEPAAVRRPFRRATVISLLNPKAILFFVSFFIQFVDPAYPYPALSFLLLGAIAQLFSVIYLTVLIFTGTYLAMQFRQRRRLAATVTSGVGALFLGFGVKLATASAGAA, from the coding sequence ATGTCCCCCATGCTGGGCATCACCGACATCTGGACGTACGTCCTGGGCACCGTGGCGATCATCCTGCTGCCCGGGCCGAACTCGTTGTTCGTCCTGTCCACCGCCGCCCGGCGCGGCGTGCGGCACGGCTACCGGGCGGCCGGCGGCGTCTTCCTCGGCGACACGGTGCTGATGGTGCTCTCCGCAGCCGGGGTCGCCTCCCTGCTCAACACCCATCCGGCGGTGTTCACCGTGATCAAGTACGCCGGGGCGGCGTACCTCGGCTATGTCGGTGTCACCATGTTCCGTGGTGCCTGGCGGCGCTGGCGACAACGTGACGACCCGGCCGCGCCCCGGCTGGTGGACGCCGCCGAGCCGGCGGCGGTCCGTCGTCCGTTCCGGCGGGCGACGGTGATCAGCCTGCTGAACCCGAAGGCGATCCTGTTCTTCGTGTCGTTCTTCATCCAGTTCGTCGACCCGGCGTACCCGTACCCGGCGCTGTCGTTCCTGCTGCTCGGCGCGATCGCCCAGCTGTTCAGCGTCATCTACCTGACCGTGCTGATCTTCACCGGGACGTACCTGGCGATGCAGTTCCGGCAGCGGCGCCGGCTCGCCGCGACGGTCACCAGCGGGGTGGGCGCCCTGTTCCTCGGCTTCGGGGTCAAGCTCGCCACCGCCAGCGCCGGAGCAGCCTGA
- a CDS encoding hemolysin family protein: MLIVFGLFLITVLTVATGYFVAQEFGYVAVDRGRLRALADRGDPAAARALRVTSRLSFMLSGAQLGITVTALLVGYVAEPYLGAGLSELLGGVGVPPAASLTISVGLALIISTVVQMVLGELAPKNLALARAETLARALSRSTLIYLAVAGPLIRMFDIAANRLLRRVGIEPIEELPSGATAEDLGQIIAESRQEGHLDSAMSTLLDRGLHFRQLTAGEAMVPRVDVHTVRVDAPLTGLVELLDTGHSRFPVHGSDGVDDLVGIASIADVLTVAPSRRAVTTVAAVMVPPLLVPETLPLPAVLDRLRKGHRQLACVVDEYGGFAGVITLEDIAEELVGPIRDEDDPPEPAPARQPDGSWLVPARWRIDEVADTTGVELPTAPEYDTLSGLVMRELGRVPEVGDQISISLDETAAGNGHQPTRRAVLHVISVDRHVPDSVRLEVIG; the protein is encoded by the coding sequence GTGCTGATCGTCTTCGGTCTCTTCTTGATCACCGTGTTGACGGTCGCGACCGGGTACTTCGTCGCCCAGGAATTCGGCTACGTTGCCGTCGACCGGGGGCGGCTCCGCGCCCTGGCCGACCGGGGCGACCCGGCCGCCGCCCGGGCGCTGCGGGTGACCAGCCGGCTGTCGTTCATGCTCTCCGGCGCTCAGCTGGGGATCACGGTCACCGCGCTGCTGGTCGGCTACGTCGCCGAGCCGTACCTTGGCGCCGGACTGTCCGAGCTGCTCGGCGGGGTCGGCGTGCCGCCGGCCGCCAGCCTGACCATCTCGGTCGGGCTCGCGCTGATCATCTCGACCGTGGTGCAGATGGTTCTCGGTGAGCTGGCTCCCAAGAACCTCGCCCTCGCCCGGGCCGAGACGTTGGCCCGGGCGCTCAGCCGGTCGACCCTGATCTACCTGGCCGTCGCCGGGCCGCTGATCAGGATGTTCGACATCGCGGCGAACCGGTTGCTGCGGCGGGTCGGCATCGAACCGATCGAGGAGCTGCCCAGTGGCGCCACCGCCGAGGACCTCGGCCAGATCATCGCCGAGTCCCGCCAGGAGGGGCACCTCGATTCGGCGATGTCGACGCTGCTCGACCGAGGGTTGCACTTCCGGCAGCTGACCGCCGGCGAGGCGATGGTGCCGCGGGTCGACGTGCACACGGTACGGGTCGACGCGCCCCTGACCGGGCTGGTGGAGCTGCTGGACACCGGGCACTCGCGGTTCCCGGTGCACGGCTCGGACGGCGTCGACGACCTGGTCGGCATCGCCAGCATCGCGGATGTGCTCACCGTAGCGCCGTCGCGGCGGGCGGTGACGACCGTCGCGGCGGTGATGGTCCCCCCGCTGCTGGTGCCGGAGACCCTGCCGCTGCCGGCGGTGCTGGACCGGCTGCGTAAGGGGCACCGGCAGCTCGCCTGCGTGGTCGACGAGTACGGCGGCTTCGCCGGGGTGATCACCCTGGAGGACATCGCCGAGGAGCTGGTCGGCCCGATCCGGGACGAGGACGATCCGCCGGAGCCGGCCCCGGCCCGCCAGCCGGACGGATCCTGGCTGGTGCCGGCCCGTTGGCGAATCGACGAGGTCGCCGACACCACCGGGGTCGAGCTGCCGACCGCCCCCGAGTACGACACCCTCTCCGGCCTGGTCATGCGGGAGCTGGGCCGGGTGCCCGAGGTCGGCGACCAGATCTCGATCAGCCTGGACGAGACGGCCGCCGGCAACGGCCACCAGCCGACCCGGCGGGCGGTGCTGCACGTGATCTCCGTCGACCGGCACGTGCCCGACTCGGTACGGCTGGAGGTGATCGGGTGA
- a CDS encoding aminotransferase class I/II-fold pyridoxal phosphate-dependent enzyme gives MAEQYQPTGATATEISASVETGVRTGALAPGALLPAVRALADALEVSPATVAKAYQALRQRGIVDTDGRRGTRVRARPPVAVTRPGPSVPAPPGTLDLSTGEPDPRLLPPLATHLAAVARQLADASSGQGYADAGLLPDLAALAAVRLADDGLPAAGLTVTSGALDGIERLLAGNLRPGDRVAVEDPGWANLLDLIAALGLTPVPMPVDDRGPTEPGLRAALSAGVSAIVVTTRAQNPTGAALDADRADRLRRLLRETDDVLLIEDDHAAELSDGPPHVLAGATPRWAFVRSASKPYGPDLRTALVTGDETTLSRVAGRMRIGSGWVSTVLQRLLGQLWRDPSVAATVAEAGRAYQRRREALRAALAGHGVASHGSSGINVWVPVTDETHVVTALQAAGFAVSAGARHRLRSAPGIRITVSGLDEDRAGELAAAVRDALRPAGLARVGR, from the coding sequence GTGGCAGAACAATACCAGCCGACTGGTGCGACCGCGACCGAGATCTCGGCCAGCGTCGAGACCGGTGTCCGCACTGGTGCGTTGGCACCTGGCGCCCTGCTGCCGGCGGTGCGTGCGCTCGCCGACGCACTCGAGGTCAGCCCGGCCACCGTCGCGAAGGCGTACCAGGCGCTGCGCCAGCGGGGGATCGTCGACACCGACGGCCGACGCGGCACCCGGGTCCGCGCCCGCCCGCCGGTCGCGGTGACCCGGCCCGGCCCGTCCGTGCCGGCCCCGCCGGGCACCCTGGACCTGTCCACCGGTGAGCCGGATCCACGGCTGTTGCCGCCGCTGGCGACGCATCTCGCCGCGGTCGCCCGGCAGTTGGCCGACGCCTCGTCCGGGCAGGGTTACGCCGACGCCGGCCTGCTGCCCGACCTCGCCGCGCTCGCCGCGGTCCGGTTGGCTGACGACGGCCTGCCGGCCGCCGGTCTCACCGTCACCAGTGGCGCGCTGGACGGGATCGAACGCCTGCTCGCCGGCAATCTGCGCCCCGGCGACCGGGTCGCGGTGGAGGACCCCGGCTGGGCCAACCTGCTGGACCTGATCGCGGCACTGGGCCTCACCCCGGTGCCGATGCCGGTGGACGACCGAGGCCCGACCGAACCCGGCCTGCGGGCGGCGCTGTCCGCCGGTGTGTCCGCCATCGTGGTCACCACCCGGGCGCAGAACCCGACCGGCGCCGCCCTGGACGCGGACCGGGCCGACCGGCTGCGACGGCTGCTGCGCGAGACCGACGACGTGCTGCTCATCGAGGACGACCACGCCGCCGAGCTCTCCGACGGTCCGCCGCACGTGCTGGCCGGCGCGACACCCCGATGGGCGTTCGTCCGCTCCGCCAGCAAGCCGTACGGCCCGGACCTGCGGACAGCGCTGGTGACCGGCGACGAGACCACGCTGAGCCGGGTTGCTGGTCGGATGCGTATCGGTTCCGGCTGGGTCTCCACGGTCCTGCAGCGGCTGCTCGGACAGTTGTGGCGCGACCCCTCGGTCGCCGCCACGGTGGCCGAGGCCGGCCGGGCCTACCAGCGCCGTCGGGAGGCGCTGCGGGCCGCGCTCGCCGGCCACGGCGTGGCCAGCCACGGCAGCAGCGGGATCAACGTCTGGGTGCCGGTGACGGACGAGACCCACGTGGTGACCGCGCTGCAGGCAGCCGGATTCGCCGTCTCGGCCGGAGCCCGCCACCGGCTACGCAGCGCGCCGGGTATCAGGATCACCGTCAGCGGTCTCGACGAGGACCGGGCCGGCGAGCTCGCCGCGGCGGTACGCGACGCACTGCGTCCAGCGGGACTTGCCCGGGTCGGCAGGTGA
- a CDS encoding pyridoxamine 5'-phosphate oxidase family protein gives MYPATARTTAARHLNRVTYQRTEAHRILDEAYHCCLAFVVDGAPRALPTLHVRVDETLYLHGSTASTPLLAARDRKGLAVCVAVTLLDGLVYARAQAHHSANYRSVVVHGTARLVSDPADKRRALDALIDKAAPGRVADSRPPTNRELAQTAVLAVALDEVSVKVRAGDPVDEQADLALPYWAGVLPLRTVADPPRSAAGVTRAVPSYLTAAAPAATAPTYPDTVPKRTP, from the coding sequence ATGTATCCCGCCACCGCCCGGACCACCGCCGCCCGACACCTCAACCGGGTCACCTACCAGCGCACCGAGGCACACCGCATCCTCGACGAGGCGTACCACTGCTGCTTGGCGTTCGTCGTCGACGGCGCGCCTCGGGCACTGCCCACCCTGCACGTACGCGTCGACGAGACCCTGTACCTGCACGGCTCCACCGCGAGCACCCCCCTGCTGGCCGCCCGCGACCGGAAAGGGCTCGCCGTCTGTGTGGCCGTCACCCTGCTCGACGGGCTGGTCTACGCCCGCGCCCAGGCGCATCACAGTGCCAACTACCGATCAGTCGTCGTGCACGGCACCGCCCGGCTGGTCAGCGACCCGGCCGACAAGCGGCGGGCACTCGACGCCCTGATCGACAAGGCGGCCCCGGGCCGGGTCGCGGACAGCCGGCCGCCGACGAACCGGGAACTCGCGCAGACAGCGGTGCTCGCCGTCGCTCTCGACGAGGTGTCGGTCAAGGTCCGCGCCGGTGACCCCGTCGACGAGCAGGCCGACCTGGCGCTGCCGTACTGGGCCGGGGTGCTGCCGTTGCGCACCGTCGCCGACCCGCCGCGGTCCGCCGCCGGAGTCACCCGGGCGGTGCCGAGCTACCTCACCGCCGCGGCGCCAGCGGCCACCGCCCCGACATACCCGGACACGGTGCCGAAGCGCACACCCTGA
- a CDS encoding monovalent cation/H+ antiporter complex subunit F, whose product MTFVAVVVTVLLAVAALLTVGRIIRGPTLLDRVVAAEVLIAIIVGGLAAEAAVNRHATTLPVLVVLSLLGFVGSVSIVRFVAARPPAVAAAEREQR is encoded by the coding sequence ATGACCTTCGTGGCTGTTGTGGTGACCGTCCTGCTGGCCGTAGCGGCTCTGCTGACCGTCGGGCGGATCATCCGTGGTCCGACGCTGCTCGACCGGGTGGTGGCCGCCGAGGTGCTGATCGCCATCATCGTCGGTGGGCTCGCCGCCGAGGCGGCGGTCAATCGGCACGCCACCACTTTGCCGGTGCTCGTGGTGTTGTCCCTGCTCGGGTTCGTGGGCTCGGTCAGCATCGTCCGGTTCGTCGCCGCCCGCCCGCCCGCGGTGGCCGCCGCCGAACGGGAGCAACGGTGA
- the mnhG gene encoding monovalent cation/H(+) antiporter subunit G, translated as MNGVLTVLSGTLLIGGALLSLAASIGLLRFPDVAARIHAATKPQVLGLLLVLSGLALRLQSGTELATLLMVAVFQMATAPVAAHIIGRAAYRADLVRRDLLVTDEADGMSVDGTGGDGTGGQRRATI; from the coding sequence GTGAACGGGGTGCTGACCGTACTGTCCGGCACGCTGCTGATCGGCGGCGCGCTGCTCAGCCTGGCCGCCAGCATCGGCCTGCTGCGCTTCCCCGACGTCGCCGCCCGGATACACGCGGCGACCAAGCCGCAGGTTCTCGGCCTGCTGCTGGTCCTCAGTGGGCTGGCGCTGCGGCTGCAGAGCGGCACCGAGCTGGCCACTCTGCTGATGGTGGCGGTCTTCCAGATGGCGACCGCGCCGGTCGCGGCCCACATCATCGGCCGGGCCGCCTACCGGGCCGATCTGGTCCGGCGGGACCTGCTGGTCACCGACGAGGCGGACGGAATGTCGGTCGACGGCACCGGCGGCGACGGAACCGGTGGGCAGCGGCGGGCCACTATATAA